In the genome of Streptomyces sp. SAI-127, the window CGAGGGCGCCGCCCACCAGTGCGGCGCCGGTGACCTCGCCGCGGACGTAGGGGATGTCCTCGAACAGGAGGCGGTCGCTGATGCGGCCCTTCATGGCGAAGCGGCCGGCGATGTGGCGCTGGCTCTCGGAGAGGACGGAGACCGCCCAGTGGGGTTGCTCGTCGAGCAGGTCGTCCATGCGGGAGCCCGTACGCAGGCTGACCAGCACGAGAGGCGGATCCAGGGAGACCGACAGGAACGCCGTGGCCGTCATGCCGACGTCCTCGCCCCCCGGCCCCTCGGCGTCGAGCGGGGGCTCGAAGGCGGTCACCAGGACCACGCCCGCGGCCAGCCGGGACATGGCGGCGCGGAACTCGTCGTTGCTCACCCCCACAGCATGCCCGGAAGCGGGGGAAGGGATCATCGGGGCGGTGGCGGGGGGAGTGTTCGGCACGCCGGAAACGCTAATGTCCGGTCCGTGCGCTCGGCATCGGGCCTTCGTCGGAGGCCGGACCTAGGTCTACCGGCGGAGATGGGCACGGCGTCCACAAACGCCCAAAGTTTGCGTTCAGTAAACGCACAGGGAAAGCGCAGAAACCCCACTCAATTGTTCATCTTTCGCTGTGACTTGAGTCACAAGAGGCGGTATTTGTTGACCCTGTGTACCGAGTGGGCAGCGCGCTGTGATTCAGTGGCGGGGAAGTACCGACGAAGCCGCACCAACGAAGCCGCACTGAAGATACGCCGAAGAGAACCCTTGATTCGCTGCGAGGTCTCGGGGGGAGGGCGAGCAATGGAGAGCGAGTCGGAGCCGTACGTCCGTCTTGCGTCCCTGCGACAGCTGCACCAGGTCATGGCCGACATGAACACGGCCCGCAGCCTGGCCGACACACTGCAGACCGTCGCGAACGGCGTGGTCACCGCGCTCGGTTACGAACTGGCGTGCGTCAATCTCGTGCGTCCCGACGGCGACCTCGTGGTCGCCGCCTTCTCCGGGAACCAGGCCGCCGAGTCGCTGATCACCGGCCGGGTGGGCTCCCGTGAGTCCTGGGAGCGCCGGTTGAGCATGGGGGAGACCTGGGGCGACCTGGTCTTCATCCCGCACACCGAGGGCTGGATCCTCGACGACGACGACGTCCCGCAGTGGTACACCGACGGCCCCGCGCCCCGCTTCGAGGACGAGTGGCACCCCTCGGACCGGCTGTTCGCGCCGATGTACACGCCGGGCGTGCAGGGCGGCCAGTGCGGCGAGCTGATCGGCGTGCTCTCCGTGGACCGGCCGCGCAACGGCCGCAGGCCCGGGGCATGGGGACGCGAAGCGCTCCAGATGTACGCGTTCCAGGCCGCCATCGCGATCAGCAACGCGCGTCTGCGGTCGAACATGCAGCGCGCACTGGTCAGGCTCGAAAGGGAGCAGCAGGCCCTCAGGGCCAGTGAAGAGAGCTTTCGGCAGGCGTTCGAGTACGCCCCCTCCGGCATGGCCATCGCCGAGATGGGCGGCGACCAGCACGGCCGGATCCTGCGCACCAACGACGCCCTGTGCCGCCTCCTCGGCCGCCCCGCGTCCGCGATGCGCCGCTACTCCTTCTCCGACCTGGTCCACCCCGAGGACATAGGCACCCTGCTGCGGACCTCCGCGGAAGGCGGGCGCGCGGAGCTTCGCCTCGGGCGCCGGGACGGCA includes:
- a CDS encoding flavin reductase family protein, whose translation is MPNTPPATAPMIPSPASGHAVGVSNDEFRAAMSRLAAGVVLVTAFEPPLDAEGPGGEDVGMTATAFLSVSLDPPLVLVSLRTGSRMDDLLDEQPHWAVSVLSESQRHIAGRFAMKGRISDRLLFEDIPYVRGEVTGAALVGGALATLECRTEQRVEAGDHTLVIGRVLTADVPSADGGPLTYFRGRYRQLG
- the cdgB gene encoding diguanylate cyclase CdgB, which gives rise to MESESEPYVRLASLRQLHQVMADMNTARSLADTLQTVANGVVTALGYELACVNLVRPDGDLVVAAFSGNQAAESLITGRVGSRESWERRLSMGETWGDLVFIPHTEGWILDDDDVPQWYTDGPAPRFEDEWHPSDRLFAPMYTPGVQGGQCGELIGVLSVDRPRNGRRPGAWGREALQMYAFQAAIAISNARLRSNMQRALVRLEREQQALRASEESFRQAFEYAPSGMAIAEMGGDQHGRILRTNDALCRLLGRPASAMRRYSFSDLVHPEDIGTLLRTSAEGGRAELRLGRRDGTYLWVSLRNSVVADAADGPRFLLTHVEDIEERKRRELQLAHRASHDSLTGLPNSAELRSRLSSRLCQQRSTHTGALESIDAAFGHPAFDTNGHGFDFRPAGAEAFDTFDHHVHTVAPEGERDDGTKGLAVLFCDLDGFKSINDRFGHNAGDAVLIEVARRLSQCVRDGDTVARLGGDEFVILADGLGKADAADLAVRLRSEIIQPIRAEGRAVRVGASFGIGWAHCGMTADEVLKSADERMYVEKRSRPKQHRRAG